A single region of the Metarhizium brunneum chromosome 6, complete sequence genome encodes:
- the Psma3 gene encoding Proteasome subunit alpha type-3 gives MTSIGTGYDLLNSIFSPDGRNFQVEYAVKAVENGGTSIGIRCKDGVVLAVEKVVTSKLLKPGANKRIATVDSHVGVVYSGMVPDGRHFVDRARDESQSWRQNFKTPIPTADLASRMGGYLQAYTMYGSVRPFGITAIVGGVDTSEETPVDGEVGSGPKCGAGGKVAGKHGGPFLYMIEPSGLYWGYYGAATGKGRQAAKAELEKLDLQSGNMTMEEAVKEAARIIYIAQKDNKDKDFELEMTWISGVDGPTKGRHVEVPKELREEAERLAKAEDDSDDDDENDKKDDDKMEE, from the exons ATG ACATCGATAGGAACGGGCTACGATCTTCTCAACTCCATCTTTTCGCCAGATGGCCGCAACTTCCAGGTGGAATATGCGGTTAAAGCAGTAGAGAATGGCGGCACCTCAATCGGCATTCGGTGCAAGGATGGCGTCGTCCTAGCTGTTGAGAAGGTGGTGACATCAAAGCTGCTAAAGCCCGGCGCAAACAAGCGAATCGCTACCGTCGACAGCCACGTTGGTGTT GTCTACTCAGGAATGGTCCCCGACGGCCGACACTTTGTCGACCGTGCCCGCGACGAGTCCCAAAGCTGGCGCCAAAACTTCAAGACCCCGATCCCCACGGCCGATCTTGCCTCCAGAATGGGCGGCTATCTCCAGGCATACACCATGTACGGCTCCGTCCGGCCATtcggcatcaccgccattgtcggcggCGTGGACACATCCGAAGAGACACCCGTCGACGGAGAAGTTGGCTCTGGCCCCAAGTgtggtgctggcggcaaGGTCGCTGGTAAGCACGGCGGTCCCTTCCTGTACATGATTGAGCCCAGTGGTCTGTACTGGGGCTACTACGGTGCTGCTACGGGCAAGGGTCGTcaggcggccaaggctgagctggagaagctggatCTGCAGTCAGGCAATATGACCATGGAGgaggccgtcaaggaggCTGCGAGAATTATCTACATTGCACAAAaggacaacaaggacaaggattTTGAACTGGAAATGACTTGGATTAGTGGTGTGGACGGTCCGACCAAGGGTCGCCATGTCGAGGTGCCCAAGGAGTTGCGGGAGGAGGCTGAGAGATTAGCAAAGGCGGAGGATGActcagacgacgacgacgagaacgACAAGAAGGACGATGATAAGATGGAGGAATAG
- the rna1 gene encoding Ran GTPase-activating protein 1 produces MTVLPKLFTIEGKGLKLDTAADVEPHIQDLRANDVEEVRLLGNTLGVEACKVIGEVLATKKNLKIANLADIFTGRLLSEIPEALSSLLTSILNHPNLHTVNLNDNAFGLNTQAPLVAFLSAHVPLQHLYLNNNGLGPHAGILVADALSELHAKKEAARKEGKQVPDLETVICGRNRLENGSMTAWAKAYKLHNKIQHIKMVQNGIRQEGISHLISEGLVHATELQILDLQDNTFTFTGARALANVVTNWTVVRELGIGDSLLSAKGGVLFAKALAKGKNQKVEILRLQYNDITATGVKAFAAAAKDALPALKRIELNGNKFDEDDESILFLQELLDQRKEKLAGDVINEDEWGIDSLSDLEELSGDEEEEEEEEGVTAEELAEKLVKEAEEAQEEPVVQLKDKEVEALAKKLEKAEI; encoded by the exons ATGACTGTTCTCCCCAAGCTGTTTACCATTGAAGGCAAGGGCCTCAAGCTCGATACCGCCGCGGATGTCGAGCCTCATATCCAAGATCTTCGAGCCAACGATGTTGAGGAGGTCAGGTTGCTTGGCAACACCCTGGGTGTGGAAGCTTGCAAAGTTATTGGAGAAGTTCTGGCTACCAAGAAGAACTTGAAG ATTGCCAACCTCGCCGACATTTTCACAGGCAGACTGCTGAGCGAAATCCCCGAGGCACTCTCTTCGCTGCTAACTTCCATCCTCAACCACCCAAACCTCCACACCGTCAATTTGAACGATAACGCATTTGGCCTCAACACACAAGCCCCCCTCGTCGCTTTCCTCTCCGCCCACGTGCCGCTGCAGCACCTGTACCTTAACAACAACGGCCTCGGCCCCCACGCCGGTATCCTTGTCGCCGATGCTCTTTCAGAGCTTCATGCCAAGAAGGAAGCCGCTCGCAAGGAGGGCAAGCAGGTTCCCGACTTGGAGACAGTCATCTGCGGCCGCAACCGACTGGAGAACGGTAGCATGACCGCCTGGGCCAAGGCGTATAAACTTCACAATAAGATCCAGCACATCAAGATGGTTCAGAACGGTATTAGGCAAGAGGGAATCTCTCATCTCATCAGCGAGGGTTTGGTTCACGCCACCGAGCTGCAGATCTTGGATCTCCAGGACAACACTTTCACTTTCACGGGTGCCAGAGCCCTCGCCAACGTCGTCACAAATTGGACTGTCGTTCGCGAGCTGGGTATTGGCGATTCACTTTTGAGCGCCAAGGGCGGTGTCCTGTTTGCGAAGGCTTTGGCTAAGGGCAAAAACCAGAAAGTCGAAATTTTGCGACTGCAGTACAATGATATCACCGCGACTGGTGTCAAGGCCTTCGCTGCCGCAGCCAAGGACGCGCTACCGGCCCTGAAGCGCATAGAATTGAATGGAAACAagtttgacgaggatgacgagtcCATCCTCTTTCTGCAGGAGCTTCTTGACCAGCGTAAGGAGAAGCTCGCCGGAGATGTGATCAATGAGGACGAATGGGGTATTGACAGCCTGAGCGATCTCGAAGAGCTTAGtggggatgaggaggaagaggaggaggaggagggcgtcACTGCTGAGGAGCTTGCCGAGAAACTGGTCAAGGAGGCTGAGGAGGCTCAGGAGGAGCCTGTGGTCcagctcaaggacaaggaggtCGAGGCTCTCGCTAAGAAGCTTGAGAAGGCCGAAATTTAG
- the pol5 gene encoding rDNA transcriptional regulator pol5 translates to MAGKRKRGAKDGANTLSSGPKKAKKGKISTHLSSKPDIEKKPFVEAPIGDDRKREADLYEMLGSEDENDRIQAADCIISSLFDGEGASEAVLQRHLDRRLFRGLASGRNASRIGFCLAITEILVQLFGEKDLSNTKYTGLSFDKVLGLLAEKTQAVGNIPGQEERDYFLGQLFGIECFVKSKTLFRDTSRWDSVLNLLLKLGNKKIWLRPQCGWVLVQALEQMDQADAAETLSRIAKAGLAKTPEGAAAWIVALNRFPTLQPQPWKNPLSSKSLPDLTAVLKESFKENGKDINDKSQNGGKHASWSAQLHFVWDLILARFLNAKSDKAEEDFEQFWNRVVDDGLFSKQATDGQKFKGFMVFQKMLEGFIEVPSKVQSLFSRNLMSCLVNQASKEDRYLHRAAIKALKSIEVVVSAHPSSLTPVLANLIGKNGVYGFDQRTSTKTVDRLLQNINKEDAEAVLAVVRQPIKTLKQKEAADAQSIVRTYADYLAKILNAFASAPSTDDEVEATKGSFGPVLQELAGLAYAQPKDIPEDALTEQIREMCRSRLESSLAKLARSSKDFALFCEAVASIDASAKNMAPEIKKSMDDALARMNKLLKRKSKTQSEKETAQGLAMLHAISIFQLYNDDPDAMEVLDDLSQFYNRLKEKKANKDGEQNEGSSELLVEILLSMVARPSSLMRQVSQQVFEAFTGQISAEGLELLTGPLASGESTKGQKELFNIDDDAMDVDESEGSDEDEDDQVEDVEDASDFEIDSDMEFVDLNGDEDGDAASSSDDTSPKKNKGEWNNPEELDEVLGKILNSHRLDRDVDAASSSSEDNMSDSEMFALDEQLSAAIAPRIKSSQSDAKKAKKDAKQSVINFKHRILDLLDIYVKNEALNTLAYSLLVPLLNLMRTTSAKPLANRACEIILAYQKGLRKARAGKESGDDALGADMLGLLVQIHDEAGKDNSHAYAKAASAASLIVASSMFAGDREAIREVAGVYAKTQSDWVLGDVTMQNSFFADWNNWCQNHASQSRT, encoded by the exons ATGGCAGGAAAACGGAAGAGAGGAGCCAAAGATGGCGCCAATACCTTGTCATCTGGCcccaaaaaggccaaaaagggcAAGATATCAACCCACCTTTCCTCCAAACCGGACATCGAAAAGAAACCATTCGTTGAAGCGCCCATTGGTGACGATCGAAAACGAGAAGCAGACTTGTACGAAATGCTGGGAAGCGAGGACGAAAACGACAGAATCCAGGCCGCCGACTGTATTATTTCAAGTCTTTTTGACGGCGAAGGGGCTTCTGAAGCTGTTCTCCAACGACATCTCGACCGGCGATTGTTCCGAGGCCTCGCGAGCGGTCGCAATGCTTCTCGCATTGGATTTTGTCTCGCGATCACCGAGATTTTGGTTCAGCTATTCGGAGAAAAGGATCTTTCAAATACGAAATATACTGGATTGTCATTTGACAAGGTGTTGGGCCTCTTGGCTGAGAAAACTCAAGCTGTAGGCAACATTCCGGGGCAAGAAGAGCGAGACTATTTTCTCGGCCAGCTATTCGGAATCGAGTGCTTTGTTAAGTCCAAAACTCTGTTCAGGGATACCTCGAGGTGGGATTCAGTCCTCAATCTGCTGCTGAAACTGGGCAACAAGAAAATCTGGCTTAGACCTCAATGTGGATGGGTGTTGGTCCAGGCTCTCGAGCAAATGGACCAAGCCGATGCGGCGGAAACGCTATCCAGGATTGCAAAAGCTGGTTTGGCAAAGACCCCAGAGGGGGCGGCCGCCTGGATCGTTGCCCTCAATCGATTTCCTACTCTGCAGCCCCAGCCGTGGAAGAACCCGCTTTCCAGCAAGTCTCTCCCTGACTTGACTGCAGTCCTCAAGGAGAGCTTCAAGGAAAATGGGAAGGATATAAACGATAAAAGCCAGAATGGCGGAAAGCATGCATCGTGGAGTGCCCAATTGCACTTTGTGTGGGATCTCATCTTAGCACGGTTTCTCAATGCCAAGTCGGATAAGGCGGAGGAGGATTTCGAACAGTTTTGGAATCGGGTTGTTGACG ATGGTCTATTTTCCAAACAAGCCACGGACGGACAAAAGTTCAAGGGTTTCATGGTCTTTCAGAAGATGCTCGAAGGGTTTATTGAGGTGCCATCGAAAGTGCAGTCACTTTTCAGTCGGAATTTAATGTCATGTCTGGTGAATCAAGCGTCGAAAGAGGACCGCTATTTGCACCGAGCTGCTATCAAAGCCCTGAAGTCTATCGAAGTGGTCGTATCAGCTCACCCATCATCTCTGACACCTGTTCTCGCCAACCTCATCGGGAAGAATGGTGTATACGGTTTCGACCAGCGGACGAGTACAAAGACGGTGGATAGGCTGTTGCAAAACATCAACAAAGAAGACGCGGAAGCTGTGCTGGCTGTTGTTCGACAGCCTATCAAGACTTTGAAGCAAAAAGAAGCTGCTGACGCTCAGTCTATTGTTCGGACATATGCTGATTACCTCGCCAAGATCCTGAATGCATTCGCCTCGGCGCCATCAACAGATGATGAAGTTGAAGCTACCAAGGGGTCATTTGGGCCAGTTCTACAGGAACTCGCCGGATTGGCGTATGCTCAGCCAAAGGATATACCGGAAGATGCTCTTACCGAACAAATTCGAGAAATGTGTCGCTCTCGCCTCGAGTCGTCACTTGCCAAGCTCGCTCGCTCAAGCAAAGACTTTGCCCTTTTCTGCGAAGCCGTAGCATCAATAGACGCCAGCGCAAAGAATATGGCCCCAGAGATCAAAAAATCAATGGACGACGCCCTGGCACGCATGAACAAGCTTCTGAAGCGGAAGTCAAAGACACAAAGCGAAAAGGAGACAGCCCAGGGTCTCGCGATGCTCCACGCAATATCCATTTTCCAACTTTATAATGATGACCCTGATGCGATGGAAGTATTGGACGACCTTTCCCAGTTCTACAACAgacttaaagaaaaaaaggcgaATAAAGACGGCGAACAGAACGAAGGTAGTTCAGAACTGCTAGTTGAAATACTTCTGTCGATGGTTGCTCGTCCCTCCTCTCTAATGAGACAAGTTTCTCAACAAGTCTTTGAGGCATTCACTGGCCAGATATCCgccgagggcttggagctCCTCACCGGGCCACTAGCCTCAGGAGAAAGTACAAAGGGCCAAAAGGAGCTCTTCAACATAGATGACGACGCCATGGATGTAGACGAAAGTGAGGGTtcagacgaagacgaagacgatcaAGTCGAAGACGTCGAGGATGCCTCAGATTTCGAAATCGACTCTGACATGGAATTCGTTGACCTCAACGGCgacgaagacggcgatgccgccTCCTCATCGGATGATACCAGCCCCAAAAAGAACAAAGGCGAATGGAACAACCCCGAAGAACTTGACGAAGTGCTTGGCAAAATCCTCAACTCCCACCGCCTCGACAgagacgtcgacgccgcctcctcctcctccgaaGACAACATGTCCGACTCGGAAATGTTCGCCCTGGACGAACAGCTCTCTGCGGCCATTGCCCCACGCATCAAGTCGTCCCAATCCGACGcgaaaaaggccaaaaaggaCGCCAAGCAATCCGTCATCAACTTTAAACACCGcatcctcgacctcctcGACATATACGTCAAGAACGAAGCTCTCAACACCCTTGCCTACTCGCTGCTCGTCCCGCTGCTGAACCTCATGCGCACAACGTCTGCAAAACCGCTCGCCAACAGAGCCTGCGAAATCATCCTCGCTTACCAAAAGGGCCTCCGGAAGGCGAGGGCCGGCAAGGAGAgtggcgacgacgccctcgGAGCGGATATGCTGGGCCTGTTGGTGCAAATACACGACGAGGCAGGCAAGGACAATTCCCACGCGTacgccaaagccgccagTGCTGCTAGCTTGATCGTGGCCTCGAGCATGTTTGCGGGCGATAGGGAGGCGATTCGTGAGGTGGCGGGCGTGTATGCCAAGACACAGAGTGATTGGGTCTTGGGAGACGTCACGATGCAGAACTCGTTTTTTGCTGACTGGAATAACTGGTGTCAGAATCATGCTTCGCAGAGTCGGACGTGA